The following proteins are encoded in a genomic region of Devosia lucknowensis:
- a CDS encoding TadE/TadG family type IV pilus assembly protein, with amino-acid sequence MARRRGFLKNEKGASIVEFALLVPVLLLLLIGTVTLFDLFRTLQSVEKATFTVGDMLSRQPALTQARLDAMMTLTRQMVPTANDGGIRVSSIAKQGGRMVLQWTQNSGTNVPTTPLPMSVLPDVAEGDSVLLTESFVPHRAFMDLFGFDVITFGAQAAHRPRFVSKISFN; translated from the coding sequence ATGGCCCGGCGACGCGGATTTCTCAAAAACGAGAAGGGCGCCTCCATCGTGGAGTTCGCCCTGCTGGTGCCGGTGCTGCTGCTGCTGCTGATCGGGACCGTGACCCTGTTCGACCTGTTCCGGACGCTGCAGAGCGTGGAGAAGGCGACGTTCACCGTTGGCGATATGCTGTCGCGCCAGCCCGCACTGACCCAGGCCAGGCTCGACGCCATGATGACGCTGACCCGCCAGATGGTGCCCACTGCCAATGACGGTGGGATCCGGGTGTCCAGCATTGCCAAGCAAGGCGGACGCATGGTGCTGCAGTGGACCCAGAACTCGGGCACCAATGTACCGACGACGCCGCTGCCGATGTCGGTCCTGCCCGATGTGGCCGAGGGCGACTCGGTGCTCCTGACCGAAAGCTTCGTGCCGCACCGGGCGTTCATGGACCTGTTCGGGTTCGACGTCATCACGTTCGGCGCGCAGGCTGCGCATCGGCCGCGCTTCGTTTCCAAGATTTCGTTCAACTAG
- a CDS encoding TadE/TadG family type IV pilus assembly protein, whose protein sequence is MRWTRRILCRLIGDRAGAAAIEFALVVPMLLVLVSSTLEAGWIMVQTIMLDRALDQTVRELRVGSFANPTQQAMRQRVCAKAMVLHNCEQAMALELFPITPQGTGYPADTTRCVNRNSPIAPTLRFTNGGRDHIMFVRACYVVSPLTPGLGLGLALPKDASGAMRIIAKSGFMNEPT, encoded by the coding sequence ATGAGGTGGACGAGGCGCATCCTCTGCCGGCTGATCGGCGACCGCGCGGGCGCGGCTGCCATCGAATTCGCGCTGGTGGTGCCGATGCTGCTGGTTCTGGTCAGCTCGACGCTCGAGGCGGGCTGGATCATGGTGCAGACCATCATGCTCGACCGCGCGCTCGACCAGACTGTTCGCGAGTTGCGCGTCGGCAGTTTCGCCAACCCGACGCAACAGGCCATGCGGCAGCGGGTCTGCGCCAAGGCGATGGTTCTGCACAATTGCGAGCAGGCCATGGCGCTCGAGCTGTTCCCGATTACGCCGCAGGGGACGGGCTATCCGGCCGACACCACGCGCTGCGTCAATCGAAACAGCCCGATCGCGCCGACATTGCGATTTACCAATGGCGGCCGGGACCACATCATGTTCGTGCGTGCCTGCTATGTGGTGTCGCCGCTCACCCCGGGCCTCGGCCTGGGCCTGGCATTGCCCAAGGACGCGTCCGGCGCCATGCGGATCATCGCCAAGTCCGGCTTCATGAACGAGCCAACGTGA
- a CDS encoding pilus assembly protein, whose product MKRLIDQFRRDGGGNVAIIVALLILPMLVLAGGATDLARYEAHRAQLQDGVDRAVLAAASLRQTVPVETTVQDYLKSLAFIEDVDLDYDYTVSLNVRTIKVKASYDMTAGFLPLIGIHTLPMVVAATAQEKRSNVEISLMLDVSGSMRFREPASAPTRISLLRPAAKTFVDTILTTENQPTTTISIVPYAGSVNIGSTIFDGIGIARRHNHSSCMEFATTDYGVGLIPFNQRGQVPHFTQNHATTNEAGLDWGWCPSEATAISVMSNNPTVLKNKIDTMRMADGTGSAIAMNWGMMLLEPALRPYIAQAAAAGMVPNQFANRPAPFNDPNTLKVIVLMTDGEITYQRRPNQYDYPRNPEGDRGNYTWYDAGVANNHLQAVCTRAKNNGVLVFTIGFQLNDANQAQRDMKTKLRNCASSASHYYDVAGLDIAGAFNSIATAIQKVKLTQ is encoded by the coding sequence GTGAAGCGACTAATCGACCAGTTCCGTCGCGACGGCGGCGGAAATGTTGCCATTATCGTCGCCCTGCTGATCCTGCCCATGCTGGTCCTGGCGGGTGGCGCTACCGATCTGGCGCGCTACGAGGCGCATCGAGCGCAGCTGCAGGACGGCGTCGACCGCGCGGTGCTCGCGGCAGCGTCGCTCCGGCAGACGGTGCCCGTCGAGACCACTGTCCAGGATTATCTCAAAAGTCTGGCGTTCATCGAGGATGTCGACCTCGACTACGACTATACCGTCTCGCTCAACGTGCGAACGATCAAGGTCAAGGCGAGCTACGACATGACGGCGGGCTTCCTGCCGCTGATAGGGATCCACACCCTGCCAATGGTGGTCGCCGCGACCGCGCAGGAAAAGCGCAGCAACGTCGAAATCTCACTCATGCTGGACGTGTCGGGCTCGATGCGTTTCCGGGAACCGGCCAGCGCGCCGACCCGCATCAGCCTGCTGCGCCCGGCCGCCAAGACCTTTGTCGACACCATCCTGACAACAGAAAACCAGCCGACCACGACAATCAGTATCGTGCCCTATGCCGGCTCGGTGAATATCGGTTCGACGATTTTCGACGGGATCGGCATCGCCCGCCGGCACAACCATTCATCGTGCATGGAATTCGCCACCACCGACTACGGGGTCGGGTTGATCCCCTTCAACCAGCGTGGCCAGGTGCCGCATTTCACGCAGAACCATGCCACGACCAACGAAGCGGGCCTCGACTGGGGCTGGTGTCCGAGCGAAGCGACGGCGATCAGCGTGATGTCGAACAACCCGACGGTGCTCAAGAACAAGATCGACACGATGCGCATGGCCGACGGTACGGGCAGTGCCATTGCCATGAACTGGGGCATGATGCTGCTCGAACCGGCGCTGCGGCCCTATATCGCCCAGGCTGCTGCAGCGGGGATGGTGCCCAACCAGTTCGCGAACCGTCCGGCACCGTTCAACGATCCCAATACGCTCAAGGTCATCGTGCTGATGACAGACGGTGAGATCACCTATCAGCGGCGTCCGAACCAGTACGATTATCCGCGTAATCCGGAAGGCGATCGCGGCAACTACACCTGGTACGACGCGGGCGTGGCCAATAATCACCTGCAAGCGGTTTGCACGCGCGCCAAGAATAACGGGGTGCTCGTCTTCACCATCGGCTTCCAGCTCAACGACGCCAACCAGGCGCAGCGGGACATGAAGACCAAGCTGCGCAACTGTGCCTCGAGCGCCAGCCACTACTACGACGTGGCAGGCCTCGACATTGCGGGCGCCTTCAACTCCATCGCGACGGCCATCCAGAAAGTGAAACTGACGCAATGA
- a CDS encoding alpha/beta fold hydrolase, which translates to MNAQIDPNGPKLVSIPSNPVPEGARVGYFTTSDKVRLRYARWLKSEGPQRGTVCLVHGRTEYIEKYFETIADFRRRGFAVATFDWRGQGGSDRLIGDRTVGYVDRFDDYWTDLRSFHAEILLPDCPGPFYLVGHSMGGLASLFAAARDRMMFDRVFLSAPMVGLHGMDESLGRMAAIAETASFVGLGRLPLKRRVDRRPDEAMYPDNPLTSDMLRYKRMVDTVRADDSLYLGSPSFRWLAASMRAMLETRHERFPGEIRIPLLILAAARERIVSTPAIEQLGLRLRTGRHMMIAGARHEMFMENDSVRGQVLAAFDAFITQQSS; encoded by the coding sequence TTGAACGCCCAGATCGACCCCAATGGACCCAAGCTGGTCTCCATTCCGAGCAACCCGGTGCCCGAGGGGGCGCGGGTCGGGTATTTCACCACGTCGGACAAGGTGCGGCTGCGCTATGCGCGGTGGCTGAAATCGGAAGGGCCACAGCGCGGCACGGTGTGTCTCGTGCACGGGCGGACCGAATATATCGAGAAGTATTTCGAGACCATCGCCGACTTTCGCCGCCGCGGCTTTGCCGTCGCCACCTTCGACTGGCGCGGGCAGGGCGGTTCGGACCGGCTGATCGGCGACAGGACGGTGGGTTATGTCGACCGGTTCGACGACTATTGGACCGATCTGCGGAGTTTCCACGCCGAAATCCTGCTGCCCGACTGTCCGGGGCCGTTCTACCTCGTGGGGCATTCCATGGGTGGGCTGGCCAGCCTGTTCGCCGCAGCGCGAGACCGGATGATGTTCGACCGGGTGTTCCTGAGCGCCCCGATGGTGGGGCTTCATGGCATGGACGAGAGCCTGGGGCGGATGGCCGCCATCGCGGAAACCGCGAGCTTCGTGGGGCTGGGGCGCTTACCGCTTAAACGCCGCGTGGACAGGCGGCCCGACGAGGCCATGTATCCGGACAATCCGCTGACCTCGGACATGCTGCGCTACAAGCGCATGGTGGACACGGTGCGGGCCGACGACAGCCTTTACCTCGGGTCGCCCAGTTTCCGGTGGCTGGCCGCGTCGATGCGCGCGATGCTCGAAACACGGCACGAACGTTTTCCGGGCGAAATCCGGATTCCACTTCTGATCCTGGCCGCGGCGCGCGAGCGGATCGTGTCGACCCCCGCCATCGAGCAACTGGGCCTGAGGCTGCGCACCGGGCGCCACATGATGATTGCCGGGGCGCGGCACGAAATGTTCATGGAAAACGACAGCGTGCGCGGTCAGGTGCTCGCGGCATTCGATGCCTTCATTACCCAGCAAAGCAGCTGA
- a CDS encoding Hsp20 family protein: MQTFDFSPFYRSTVGFDRVFNRLDTLGAQETKTYPPYNIERTGDDAYRISIAVAGFSNGDIAIETKENSLVVKGAKPAESADAKREFLHRGIAERAFELRFQLADYVEVQGANLENGLLHLELKRELPESKKPRTIQINGGTPTIEDKSVN, translated from the coding sequence ATGCAGACCTTTGATTTCTCGCCCTTTTATCGCTCCACCGTCGGTTTCGACCGCGTCTTCAACCGCCTCGACACCCTCGGCGCGCAGGAGACCAAGACCTACCCGCCCTACAATATCGAGCGCACCGGCGACGATGCTTATCGCATCTCCATCGCCGTAGCCGGGTTCTCCAACGGCGACATCGCCATCGAGACCAAGGAAAACAGCCTCGTGGTCAAGGGCGCCAAGCCCGCCGAGAGCGCTGATGCCAAGCGCGAATTCCTCCATCGCGGCATTGCCGAGCGCGCCTTCGAGCTGCGCTTCCAGCTGGCTGACTATGTCGAGGTCCAGGGCGCCAATCTCGAAAACGGCCTGCTGCATCTCGAACTCAAGCGCGAACTGCCCGAAAGCAAGAAGCCGCGCACGATCCAGATCAACGGCGGCACCCCGACGATCGAGGACAAGTCGGTGAACTAA
- the dps gene encoding DNA starvation/stationary phase protection protein Dps, producing the protein MKTPSIDLKSNAKSAVIDILNARLADSIDLALAIKQAHWNLKGPNFIGVHEMLDPMRAAVDDHVDIVAERIAQLDGTPLGTSQVVAKATSLDAYPTEIKKVPDHLAALAERFAKLANQVREDIDATDEAGDADSADILTAFSRELDKDLWFIKSHLE; encoded by the coding sequence ATGAAGACCCCGTCTATCGACCTCAAGTCCAATGCCAAGTCGGCCGTCATCGACATTCTCAATGCCCGCCTCGCCGACAGCATCGACCTCGCGCTCGCCATCAAGCAGGCCCACTGGAACCTCAAGGGCCCCAATTTCATCGGCGTCCATGAAATGCTCGATCCGATGCGCGCCGCGGTCGACGATCACGTCGATATCGTCGCCGAACGCATTGCCCAGCTTGACGGCACGCCGCTTGGCACCAGCCAGGTCGTTGCTAAGGCCACCTCGCTCGACGCCTATCCGACCGAGATCAAGAAGGTGCCCGATCATCTCGCCGCCCTTGCCGAGCGCTTCGCCAAGCTGGCCAATCAGGTGCGCGAAGACATCGACGCCACGGACGAAGCCGGCGACGCCGACAGCGCCGATATCCTGACTGCCTTTTCCCGCGAGCTCGACAAGGACCTGTGGTTCATCAAATCGCATCTGGAATAG
- the gltB gene encoding glutamate synthase large subunit, producing MANVRTGIPAQTEKANRKTLILDGVRVSADDRVRVEGRPRAQGLYDPAHEHDACGIGMIANIKNKPSHEVVEKGLEILENLEHRGAVGADPLMGDGAGILVQTPHAFFGKVLPFALPEKHAYAVAMVFYPNIIALRDRCAEVVRRCLAQEGLTLLGERVVPFDNSKLSEGVIATQPIIEQMVIARPEGLSLDEFERKLLIVRKVISNTVYKEVPESDSDNGFYVVSMSARTLVYKGMFLAYQLGAFYPDLSDPDFESAIALVHQRFSTNTFPSWKLAHPYRMTTHNGEINTIRGNVNWMAARQASVSSPKFGDDITKIWPISYEGQSDTACFDNALEFLVRGGYSLPHAAMMLIPEAWAGNPLMDEERRAFYEYHAALMEPWDGPAAMSLSDGRYVVATLDRNGLRPARYLVTKEGHVVLASESGVLDIPDEDIVERWRLQPGRMLLIDLEEGRIISDEEVKKALATKNPYAEWLARSQIVLEDLPATEPQAPKSSESLLDRMQAFGYTQEDIKLLMAPMATTGQEAVGSMGTDTPISALSNKSKLLYTYFKQNFAQVTNPPIDPIREESVMSLVSFIGPRPNILDLEGSSREKRLEVRQPILTNEDLEKIRGIGDMADNQFKTITIDITYPAAAGAAGMEAALDSISQQAEAAIAGEYNIIILSDRLVAADRIAIPALLATAAVHHHLIRKGLRTSSGLVVETGEAREMHHFAMLAGYGAEAINPYLAFEALAALHAEGEYPPEVSADEVVYRYIKSVGKGLLKVMSKMGISTYQSYCGAQIFDAIGLNTDFVKKFFFGTATSIEGVGLTEVAEETVRRHADAFGDDVVLRKALDVGGEYAYRIRGEKHAWSPDVVADLQHAVRTAEESPETAQERYDSFAARVNAGENGYLSIRHLFDIKPVGPAVALDDVESAADIVRRFVTGAMSFGSISREAHTTLAVAMNRIGGKSNTGEGGEEPDRYKPLPDGSSNPLRSAIKQVASGRFGVTTEYLVNSDQIQIKVAQGAKPGEGGQLPGHKVDWIVAKTRHSTPGVGLISPPPHHDIYSIEDLAQLIYDLKNVNEAADISVKLVSEVGVGTVAAGVAKARADHIVISGYDGGTGASPLTSLKHAGGPWEIGLAETHQTLVLNRLRSRVRLQVDGGLKTGRDVLIGALLGADEFGFSTAPLIAAGCIMMRKCHLNTCPVGVATQDPVLRKRFKGTPEHVINYFFFVAEELRGLLAGLGARTLNELVGRSDLLDQRRAEDHWKSFGLDLAKVFYKPEPLGGDTLFHSETQNHHLESVLDRKLVELAAPALEHGKAVQIDLPIRSRDRSAGAMLSGALARKYGHAGLPEDTVSITLRGTAGQAFGAFLAKGISIDMIGDANDYVGKGLSGGRIVVRPSDKVGIVPENSIIVGNTVLYGATAGELYARGVAGERFAVRNSGAIAVVEGTGDHGCEYMTGGLVVVIGKTGRNFAAGMSGGVAYVLDEDESFRSRCNLAMVDLEPVQEEEDLMRKLHHHGNDLEWHGRVDISGDMTKHDDERLHQLISNHLHYTGSTRAKHILENWAEMRPKFVKVMPLEYRRAIQEMEKKRASNPHVAAE from the coding sequence ATGGCAAACGTACGGACCGGAATTCCCGCCCAGACGGAAAAAGCCAACCGCAAAACCCTGATTCTCGACGGCGTCCGCGTCAGCGCAGATGATCGCGTCCGCGTCGAGGGCCGCCCGCGCGCCCAGGGTCTTTATGATCCCGCGCACGAGCACGATGCCTGCGGCATCGGCATGATCGCCAATATCAAGAACAAGCCCAGCCACGAAGTGGTCGAGAAGGGTCTCGAAATTCTCGAGAATCTCGAACACCGCGGCGCCGTGGGTGCCGACCCGCTGATGGGCGACGGCGCCGGCATCCTGGTGCAGACCCCCCATGCCTTCTTCGGCAAGGTCTTGCCCTTCGCCCTGCCCGAAAAGCACGCCTACGCAGTGGCGATGGTTTTCTACCCCAACATCATCGCGCTGCGCGACCGCTGCGCCGAAGTGGTGCGCCGCTGCCTTGCGCAGGAAGGCCTGACGCTTCTGGGCGAACGCGTCGTTCCCTTCGACAATTCCAAGCTGTCCGAGGGCGTCATCGCCACCCAGCCGATCATCGAGCAGATGGTCATCGCACGCCCTGAGGGCCTCAGCCTCGACGAATTCGAGCGCAAGCTGCTCATCGTGCGCAAGGTCATTTCCAACACCGTCTACAAGGAAGTGCCCGAGAGCGACAGCGACAACGGCTTCTATGTCGTCTCGATGTCGGCCCGCACGCTGGTCTACAAGGGCATGTTCCTGGCCTACCAGCTAGGAGCCTTCTATCCCGACCTCAGCGACCCGGATTTCGAGAGCGCCATCGCCCTCGTGCACCAGCGCTTCTCGACCAACACCTTCCCGTCCTGGAAGCTGGCCCACCCCTATCGCATGACCACCCACAATGGTGAGATCAACACCATCCGCGGCAACGTCAACTGGATGGCGGCCCGCCAGGCCTCGGTCTCCTCGCCCAAGTTCGGCGACGACATCACCAAGATCTGGCCGATCTCCTATGAAGGCCAGTCCGACACCGCCTGCTTCGACAACGCGCTCGAATTCCTGGTGCGTGGCGGCTATTCGCTGCCCCATGCGGCCATGATGCTGATCCCCGAGGCGTGGGCCGGCAACCCGCTCATGGATGAAGAGCGCCGCGCCTTCTACGAATACCATGCCGCGCTCATGGAACCATGGGACGGCCCCGCCGCCATGTCGCTCTCCGACGGCCGCTATGTCGTCGCCACGCTCGACCGTAACGGCCTCCGGCCCGCGCGCTACCTCGTCACCAAGGAAGGCCATGTCGTTCTCGCATCCGAATCCGGCGTGCTCGACATTCCGGACGAGGACATCGTCGAGCGCTGGCGCCTCCAGCCCGGCCGCATGCTGCTGATCGATCTCGAGGAAGGCCGCATCATTTCCGACGAGGAAGTGAAGAAGGCGCTCGCGACCAAGAACCCCTATGCCGAATGGCTGGCCCGCTCGCAGATCGTGCTCGAGGACCTCCCGGCCACCGAGCCGCAGGCGCCCAAGAGCTCGGAATCGCTGCTCGATCGCATGCAGGCCTTCGGTTACACCCAGGAAGACATCAAGCTCCTGATGGCGCCGATGGCCACAACAGGCCAGGAAGCCGTCGGCTCGATGGGCACGGACACGCCCATTTCGGCGCTCTCCAACAAGTCGAAGCTTCTCTACACCTATTTCAAGCAGAACTTCGCGCAGGTCACCAACCCGCCCATCGATCCGATCCGCGAGGAATCGGTGATGTCGCTGGTCAGCTTCATCGGCCCGCGTCCGAACATTCTCGATCTGGAAGGCTCTTCGCGCGAAAAGCGGCTCGAAGTGCGTCAGCCCATTCTCACCAACGAGGATCTCGAAAAGATCCGCGGCATCGGTGACATGGCCGACAACCAGTTCAAGACCATCACCATCGACATCACCTATCCTGCCGCCGCGGGTGCGGCCGGCATGGAAGCCGCGCTCGATAGCATCAGCCAGCAGGCCGAAGCCGCCATTGCCGGCGAATACAACATCATTATCCTCAGCGACCGGCTGGTCGCGGCCGACCGCATCGCCATTCCGGCGCTGCTCGCCACCGCCGCCGTCCATCACCACCTGATCCGCAAGGGCCTCCGCACCTCCTCGGGTCTTGTGGTGGAAACCGGCGAAGCCCGCGAAATGCACCATTTCGCCATGCTGGCCGGCTACGGCGCCGAGGCGATCAATCCCTACCTGGCCTTCGAGGCACTCGCTGCGCTCCACGCCGAAGGCGAATATCCGCCCGAGGTGTCGGCCGACGAAGTCGTCTACCGCTACATCAAGTCGGTCGGTAAGGGTCTCCTCAAGGTCATGTCCAAGATGGGCATTTCCACCTACCAGTCCTATTGCGGCGCCCAGATCTTCGACGCCATCGGCCTCAACACCGATTTCGTGAAGAAGTTTTTCTTCGGCACGGCGACGTCCATCGAAGGCGTTGGCCTCACCGAAGTCGCCGAAGAAACCGTCCGCCGCCACGCCGACGCCTTTGGCGACGATGTCGTCTTGCGCAAGGCGCTCGATGTCGGCGGCGAATATGCCTATCGCATCCGCGGCGAAAAGCATGCCTGGTCGCCCGACGTGGTCGCCGATCTGCAGCATGCGGTGCGCACCGCCGAGGAAAGTCCCGAGACCGCTCAGGAACGCTACGACAGCTTCGCTGCCCGCGTGAATGCCGGCGAAAACGGCTATCTCTCGATCCGCCACCTGTTCGACATCAAGCCCGTCGGCCCCGCCGTCGCCCTCGATGACGTCGAGAGCGCTGCCGACATCGTCCGGCGCTTCGTCACTGGCGCCATGTCCTTCGGCTCCATCAGCCGCGAGGCCCACACGACGCTGGCCGTCGCCATGAACCGCATCGGCGGCAAGTCGAACACCGGCGAAGGCGGCGAGGAGCCCGATCGCTACAAGCCGCTGCCGGACGGGTCCAGCAACCCGCTGCGCTCGGCCATCAAGCAGGTCGCCTCCGGCCGCTTCGGCGTCACCACCGAATACCTGGTCAATTCCGACCAGATCCAGATCAAGGTCGCGCAGGGCGCCAAGCCCGGCGAGGGTGGTCAGCTGCCCGGCCACAAGGTCGACTGGATCGTCGCCAAGACCCGTCACTCAACGCCAGGCGTGGGCCTTATCTCCCCCCCGCCGCATCACGATATCTATTCGATCGAAGATCTGGCCCAGCTGATCTACGACCTCAAGAACGTCAACGAGGCCGCCGATATCTCGGTCAAGCTCGTGTCCGAAGTGGGCGTTGGCACGGTTGCAGCCGGCGTCGCCAAGGCGCGCGCCGACCATATCGTGATCTCGGGCTATGATGGCGGCACCGGCGCTTCGCCGCTGACCTCGCTCAAGCATGCCGGCGGACCGTGGGAAATCGGCCTGGCCGAAACCCACCAGACCCTGGTGCTCAACCGCCTGCGCAGCCGCGTCCGCCTGCAGGTCGATGGCGGTCTCAAGACCGGCCGCGACGTGCTGATCGGGGCTCTGCTCGGTGCCGACGAGTTCGGCTTCTCCACTGCCCCGCTGATCGCGGCCGGCTGTATCATGATGCGCAAGTGCCATCTCAACACCTGCCCGGTTGGCGTCGCCACCCAGGACCCGGTGCTGCGCAAGCGCTTCAAGGGCACCCCCGAGCACGTCATCAACTACTTCTTCTTCGTCGCCGAAGAGCTGCGTGGCCTTCTGGCCGGGCTGGGTGCGCGCACCCTCAACGAACTGGTCGGCCGCTCCGACCTGCTCGACCAGCGCCGCGCCGAGGACCACTGGAAGAGCTTCGGGCTCGACCTCGCCAAGGTCTTCTACAAGCCCGAACCGTTGGGCGGCGACACGCTGTTCCACTCCGAGACGCAGAACCACCATCTCGAATCCGTGCTCGATCGCAAGCTGGTCGAACTGGCCGCGCCGGCGCTCGAACACGGCAAGGCCGTACAGATCGATCTGCCTATCCGCAGCCGCGACCGCTCGGCCGGTGCCATGCTTTCAGGCGCCCTGGCCCGCAAGTATGGGCATGCCGGGCTTCCGGAGGACACCGTCTCGATCACCCTGCGCGGCACGGCGGGTCAGGCCTTTGGCGCCTTCCTTGCCAAGGGCATTTCGATCGACATGATCGGCGACGCCAATGACTATGTCGGCAAGGGTCTTTCGGGTGGCCGCATCGTCGTGCGCCCCTCGGACAAGGTCGGCATCGTCCCGGAAAACTCGATCATCGTCGGCAACACCGTGCTCTATGGCGCTACCGCCGGTGAGCTCTATGCCCGCGGCGTGGCCGGCGAACGCTTCGCCGTTCGCAATTCCGGTGCCATCGCCGTCGTCGAGGGCACGGGTGATCACGGCTGCGAATACATGACCGGCGGCCTCGTCGTCGTCATCGGCAAGACCGGCCGCAACTTCGCGGCGGGCATGTCCGGCGGCGTCGCCTACGTGCTCGACGAGGACGAAAGCTTCCGTTCGCGCTGCAACCTCGCCATGGTCGATCTGGAACCGGTGCAGGAGGAAGAAGACCTCATGCGCAAGCTCCACCACCACGGCAATGACCTCGAATGGCATGGTCGCGTCGACATTTCCGGCGACATGACCAAGCATGACGACGAACGCCTGCACCAGCTCATCTCCAACCACCTGCACTACACGGGGTCGACCCGCGCCAAGCATATCCTGGAGAACTGGGCCGAGATGCGTCCGAAATTCGTAAAGGTCATGCCGCTCGAATATCGCCGCGCCATCCAGGAGATGGAAAAGAAGCGCGCCTCCAACCCGCATGTGGCGGCTGAGTAG
- a CDS encoding glutamate synthase subunit beta codes for MGKVTGFLEIEREEPRYEPASDRIRHFGEFTIPLSEGRVVDQAARCMDCGIPFCHGDTGCPVHNQIPDWNDLVYNGDWEEAARNLHSTNNFPEFTGRICPAPCEEACTLNLEDVPVAIKTVEQAIADRAIKSGWIKPQIPAVKTGKRVAVVGSGPAGLAAAQQLARAGHDVHLYEREPKAGGLMRYGIPDFKMEKEHIDFRVEQMEAEGVTFHYGVNVGVTKPLSDLQRDHDAVLLAGGAEKPRDVDVEGKQFAGVHFAMPFLVQQNRRVGGEDVSGEFQLSAAGKHVVVVGGGDTASDCVGTSFRQGAIAVTQLDVRPMPPELENKLTNWPNWAVKMRTSSSQAEGAIREFSAGTMKIVGDAKGHVTGVECARVDRKRQAIPGTEFIIKADIVLLAIGFAGPVQEGMLNELGGQYDKRGNLFADTLSYKTSVPKVYAAGDMRRGQSLVVWAIREGRQAARSIDFDLMGKTALPR; via the coding sequence ATGGGTAAGGTCACAGGCTTTCTCGAAATCGAACGTGAGGAACCGCGCTACGAGCCGGCTTCCGACCGCATCCGTCACTTCGGTGAATTCACCATCCCCCTCTCCGAAGGGCGCGTGGTGGATCAGGCCGCACGCTGCATGGATTGCGGCATCCCGTTCTGTCACGGCGATACCGGCTGCCCGGTTCACAACCAGATCCCGGACTGGAACGACCTCGTCTACAATGGCGACTGGGAGGAGGCTGCCCGCAACCTTCATTCCACCAACAATTTCCCCGAATTCACCGGCCGCATCTGCCCCGCTCCCTGCGAGGAAGCCTGCACGCTCAACCTCGAGGACGTGCCGGTCGCCATCAAGACCGTCGAGCAGGCCATTGCCGATCGCGCCATCAAGTCTGGCTGGATCAAGCCGCAGATTCCCGCGGTCAAGACCGGCAAGCGCGTTGCCGTGGTGGGCTCGGGCCCTGCCGGCCTCGCCGCCGCCCAGCAGCTGGCCCGTGCCGGACACGATGTGCACCTTTATGAACGCGAGCCCAAGGCCGGCGGCCTGATGCGCTACGGCATTCCTGACTTCAAGATGGAAAAGGAACACATCGACTTCCGCGTCGAGCAGATGGAAGCCGAAGGCGTAACCTTCCACTATGGCGTCAATGTCGGCGTCACCAAGCCGCTCTCCGACCTGCAGCGCGACCACGATGCCGTGTTGCTCGCCGGCGGCGCCGAAAAGCCGCGCGATGTCGATGTTGAAGGCAAGCAGTTTGCGGGCGTGCATTTTGCCATGCCGTTCCTCGTGCAACAGAACCGCCGTGTCGGCGGCGAGGACGTCTCGGGCGAATTCCAGCTCTCGGCCGCTGGCAAGCATGTCGTGGTCGTGGGCGGCGGTGATACCGCGTCAGACTGCGTGGGCACCAGCTTCCGCCAGGGCGCCATCGCCGTCACCCAGCTCGACGTGCGCCCCATGCCGCCCGAGCTCGAGAACAAGCTGACCAACTGGCCCAACTGGGCGGTCAAGATGCGCACCTCGTCCTCCCAGGCCGAAGGCGCCATCCGCGAATTCTCCGCGGGCACGATGAAGATCGTGGGCGATGCCAAGGGTCACGTGACGGGCGTCGAATGCGCCCGCGTCGATCGCAAGCGTCAGGCCATTCCGGGCACCGAATTCATCATCAAGGCCGATATCGTCCTGCTCGCCATCGGCTTTGCCGGTCCGGTTCAGGAAGGCATGCTCAATGAGCTCGGTGGCCAGTATGACAAGCGTGGCAATCTGTTTGCCGATACCCTGAGCTACAAGACCTCGGTTCCCAAGGTCTATGCCGCCGGTGACATGCGCCGCGGCCAGTCGCTCGTCGTCTGGGCCATCCGCGAAGGCCGCCAGGCCGCCCGCTCCATCGACTTCGACCTCATGGGCAAGACAGCGCTTCCTCGATAG
- a CDS encoding DUF982 domain-containing protein → MLDAIHTWERPITVRSADELLVIRTPTQARNFLLMDWPGDRTDKHKIASELCLAAMEGASVETAWVAFMDAALEAGLFVE, encoded by the coding sequence ATGCTCGACGCCATTCACACCTGGGAGCGGCCAATAACGGTTCGCAGCGCGGATGAACTCCTCGTCATCCGCACGCCTACGCAGGCGCGCAATTTCCTTCTGATGGACTGGCCGGGCGATCGCACCGACAAGCACAAGATCGCCAGCGAGCTCTGCCTTGCGGCCATGGAAGGCGCGAGCGTCGAGACGGCGTGGGTGGCGTTCATGGACGCGGCGCTGGAGGCAGGGTTGTTCGTGGAGTGA